The following proteins are co-located in the Bombus pyrosoma isolate SC7728 linkage group LG12, ASM1482585v1, whole genome shotgun sequence genome:
- the LOC122573978 gene encoding troponin C, isoallergen Bla g 6.0201-like yields the protein MDDLTKDQIALLKKAFDAFDHDKKGSIGTDMVGTILTMLGYELSEKTLKEIITEVDEDGSGQLEFEEFCTLAARFLVEEDSEAMQQELREAFRLYDKEGNGYITTAVFRDILHELDDKLTPQELDMMIEEIDADGSGTLDFDEFMEVMTGGDD from the exons ATG GATGATCTGACCAAGGATCAAATTGCTC TGTTGAAAAAGGCCTTCGATGCCTTCGACCACGACAAGAAGGGTAGCATTGGTACCGACATGGTGGGTACCATATTGACCATGTTGGGCTACGAGCTGAGCGAGAAGACGCTGAAGGAAATCATTACAGAAGTAGACGAAGATG gATCCGGACAATTGGAGTTCGAAGAGTTCTGCACCCTTGCTGCCAGATTTTTAGTGGAGGAAGATTCGGAGGCGATGCAACAGGAGTTACGCGAGGCATTTCGGTTATATGACAAAGAAGGCAATGGCTACATAACAACCGCAGTGTTTCGTGATATTCTTCATGAGCTGGACGACAAATTGACACCACAGGAATTGGACATGATGATCGAGGAGATCGACGCCGACGGTTCAGGAACGCTCGACTTCGATG AGTTCATGGAAGTTATGACCGGTGGTGACGACTAG
- the LOC122573979 gene encoding troponin C, isoallergen Bla g 6.0101-like isoform X1: MDDIQLSKDQISQLKMGFDAFDPDKKGIISTDSVGTILGMMGMRIPTDQLHLTIAEYDPFGSGEISFQEFCSLASQFMEEDTDMEAMQQELREAFRLYDREGNGYITTDVFRDILHELDDALSPEELDMIIDEVDADGSGTVDFEEFMEVMTG; this comes from the exons ATG GATGACATTCAACTTAGCAAGGATCAAATTTCAC AACTGAAAATGGGATTCGATGCATTCGATCCTGACAAAAAGGGAATCATCAGTACTGACTCGGTCGGTACCATTCTTGGAATGATGGGTATGAGAATTCCAACCGATCAATTGCATTTGACCATTGCTGAATATGACCCTTTCg GATCTGGAGAAATTAGTTTCCAAGAATTTTGTAGCCTGGCCTCTCAATTCATGGAGGAGGACACTGACATGGAGGCAATGCAGCAGGAGTTACGTGAAGCTTTCCGTTTGTACGATCGAGAAGGAAACGGCTATATTACAACCGATGTGTTTAGGGACATTCTTCATGAACTAGATGACGCACTATCTCCCGAGGAGCTGGACATGATCATCGATGAGGTGGACGCTGATGGTTCAGGAACGGTCGACTTCGAGG AATTCATGGAGGTCATGACAGGCTAA
- the LOC122573979 gene encoding troponin C, isoallergen Bla g 6.0101-like isoform X2 yields MGFDAFDPDKKGIISTDSVGTILGMMGMRIPTDQLHLTIAEYDPFGSGEISFQEFCSLASQFMEEDTDMEAMQQELREAFRLYDREGNGYITTDVFRDILHELDDALSPEELDMIIDEVDADGSGTVDFEEFMEVMTG; encoded by the exons ATGGGATTCGATGCATTCGATCCTGACAAAAAGGGAATCATCAGTACTGACTCGGTCGGTACCATTCTTGGAATGATGGGTATGAGAATTCCAACCGATCAATTGCATTTGACCATTGCTGAATATGACCCTTTCg GATCTGGAGAAATTAGTTTCCAAGAATTTTGTAGCCTGGCCTCTCAATTCATGGAGGAGGACACTGACATGGAGGCAATGCAGCAGGAGTTACGTGAAGCTTTCCGTTTGTACGATCGAGAAGGAAACGGCTATATTACAACCGATGTGTTTAGGGACATTCTTCATGAACTAGATGACGCACTATCTCCCGAGGAGCTGGACATGATCATCGATGAGGTGGACGCTGATGGTTCAGGAACGGTCGACTTCGAGG AATTCATGGAGGTCATGACAGGCTAA